The Allorhodopirellula heiligendammensis DNA segment GCTGCAATGCAGCTAGCTCCTGCGACAACGGTTGCGACACTTGCGGATCGGCTTCGGATTGCGGTTGTGCAAACGACTGCTGCGAACCAGCCCCTTGCTGTGCTCCTCGTCAATCGTGCCTGAAGGGCCTGTTGAACAAACTGTTCCACAACCACAACTGCGGATGCGATTGCCAAGTTGCTGAGCCTTGCTGCGACGCAGCACCGGCTTGCGGATGCTAATCATCCATCCTGATGGATTGAGTATCAAGCGAAGTTCAAGAGGACGCTTTCCACGCTGAATATCGCTTCCCCATAACGAATTCCACTCACCGCGCCTGTTCGGATAACTTTACGAATAACGAGCAGCCGGTGGGGAATTCGGGCGGGGGGAACCGATCACAGAGTTGAGAAAACGTCGATACGCTCAATCGGGGCTGAGTTTCTCCAAAAGAGAGACTCACCCCGTTTTTTTATGCGCCGACGACACTCTCGTCGCGGTCGCAGCGTCATCGCGCCACGAAACATTGCCCTGCCATGTGGTCGCCAACGCAGACGCCTTCCCTCCGTCCTCGATAGTCGCGCTCGGAGAGTATTTTCGAGCGTCGGTCGCGGCAACACCTCAGCAATAGGGACAGGGCGGTGCTATACTACCGGCCTGAGCGATCGGGGTGCGGCATCCTCGATCCCGCTACGTTCCCTGAGAAAGTCGGACACCATGAGGCTCTTTTGGTTGCATTGCATCGTCACCCTGGTAGCGGCTAGTGCGTTGCTGTCACCGTCCGCGCGTGCGGAGGACAAGCGTCCGAACATTCTGCTCATGTTCACCGACGACCAGCCGCAAAACGTCATGGGCTTCGCAGGTAACACAGCCGTCCACACGCCTCACATGGATTCACTTGCGCAACGCGGCATCTACTTCGACAATGCGTTCGTGACCACGCCAATCTGCTGCAGCAGCCGCGCATGTCTGTTCACCGGCCAACAAATGAATCGCCATGGGATCCGAGATTTCAAGGCCCCGCTGAGCGCCGCCGCGTTTGCCAAGACGTATCCCGCGATGTTACGGAAGTCGGGATATCGCACCGGCTATCTTGGCAAATACGCTATCGGCAACCCAGCCCTGCATCGACGCGAACTCTGTCTTCCTGCCAACAAGTTCGACGATTGGTACGGATTTCCGCAAAACATCGCGTACCGGCAGGACGTAGACGGGGAAGGCCAGTATTTGACCCAGGTGATGTCAGACAAAGCGATTGAGTTTCTACAACAGTCCACGCCGGACCAGCCGTTCTGCTTGACCGTCGCATTCAAAGAGCCACACGGTCCATTCAATTATTTCGATCCCCTGACACCCAATATTTACGAAAACGCAGAACTCCCCTGCTCCCCCACGTTTACCGCTGACGATTTCGAGTCGCAACCCAAGTTCATTCGCGAGTCGTTGAATGGAGACAACAGCAGGGGCTTTCTCGCATCCAATGAACGTCTGCAGTCACACTTACGCACGTTCTACCGCACGGTAACACGAGCAGATCAGGCGGTGGGCGAAATACTCGCTGCGCTCAAACAACTGAAGCTTGACGAGAATACCGTCATTATCTTCACGTCAGACCACGGTGACTTGCTTGGCGATCACGGTTTGTTTGGGAAGTGGCTACTCTATGAAGATTCCATTCGCGTTCCCCTGATTGTCTACGATCCTCGTATTCCGGAACCGCTGCGTTCTGGACGACGGGACGAACTTGCCCTCGGCATCGATCTCGCCCCCACGATGCTGGCGTTGGCGGGCATCACGCCTCCTGACGCAATGCAAGGCAAGGATTTGATGCCGGTTATCGACGGGAGTGCCGACAATTGGCGATCTCATTTTTATTGCGAACATACCTACAACACAGACCCACCACGTGCTCCCATTGCGGAGTCCGAAGGTATCCGAACAACCAAATGGAAGTACATTCGCTATCCTAACACGAACCCTGTTTTTGAGCAGCTCTTTGACTTGGATACCGATCCAGAGGAACGCACCAACCTGGCGGGGTCGGCTGACGCATCGGAAGTTGTCGCCGAACTACGGGCGCTGTGTGATAAAAGCGGAAACTGACGAGGAAATGTCGCAGAACAGCATCGTCGACATCGGGTGAGCCTCGTGCTAAGTAGGAGCGGATCGTTTACCGGAAGATTGTTTTGACTACTGACACCATTGACCTGAGTCTCGATGCCAATCCGTCGCCTTCCACGACGTTATCTGCGAAACGCGACTGGACGTTCTTTCACCGCCATGGGTTGTTGCTCGTTGTCCTCTCGCCGATTGTCGCCAACTTGGTCGGCAGTGTCTTTAACATCTTGTATAATTTCTGGCAAATCGAGCCGCTGCTATCTCAACTCCAGATGGCGCGTTTCTCAGCGTGTTGGCAATGGTTCAACCTCGTCGTCTACCCGTTGGCGGTGCTGCTGTTTTTGATCCCGATTTATCAGCTGCGTCCCATCCATCACAGCCTGATCAACGGCACGAACGTGAGCGATGAAGATCTGGAGGCTTCGCGACGAAAGGTAGTGAATTTGCCCTGGTGGTTCTTGGCCGTCGCATCGATGGGCTGGTTGAGCTGCATTCCCGTCTTCCCGTTGGCGCTAGCCAGTCTGAATGAGCCGCTCTCGATCAACGTAGTAATTCATCTGACGACTTCCTTCCTGATTGCTTCGCTGATCGCGGTCACCCATAGTTTCTTTGCGGTCGAACTGGTTATTCAGCAAACGTTGTTTCCGGTTTTCTTCCAGACAGGAACCCCTGCAAACGTCTCAGGCACTGCGCCGATGACAATTTCTCAGCGTGGATTGATGTGGTCGGCATCGGCTGTCGTCAGTCCAGTGCTGTCACTGGTATTGTTAATTTTAGTACCTGACGCGACTCAAACAGCTCCCATATTTGCCGTCGTCGTGGCCGTTGTCGCAGTCAGTTTTGGCATCGCGACGTCGTGGTTACTAGGTCGTTTGGTAGCGTCACCGGTGTTAGAACTGCAGAGTGCCGCCCTGGCAGTTGCCAAGGGCGACTTAACCGCGAAAATCGAAACTCTCCGAGCAGACGAGTTCGGAATGCTGATCGATCAGTTCAATGCCATGATCGCCGGGCTCGCTGAGCGGGAACGCTTGCAAGCAACATTTGGCCGGCACGTCGGCCGCGAGGCCGTCAAGCAGATCCTGGCGGCTCAGGATGCTCGTGATGTAACTAACACGCCTGGAACTCTCGGAGGCACCAAGCAAATGATCACGGTGATGTTCGTGGATGTCCGCAATTTTACCGCTCATTCAGCAAACGCACCCGTTGACGATGTAATCGCCGGATTGAACTTAATGTTCGGCGAGGCGGTGAAGATTGTCGAGCAACACGGAGGGATGATTAACAAATTTCTAGGCGATGGTTTCATGGCTATCTTTGGAATCGGTGGTAATCCTTCCGCCAGTGAGCGACATGCCGATGATGCCGTCAATGCGGGGCGTAAACTTCTCACTCGCATCGAGGCAATGAAGGGCGATTTCGCTCGCGTTGGATGGTCCGAAATGAAGATCGGAGTGGGGATCAACACGGGCATCGCGATGGTGGGCAGCATCGGCGCGCCCGAACGCCAGGAATATACTGCGATGGGCGACGCAGTGAACGTAGCGGCGCGGGTGGAAGCACTGACTAAGCGTGTCGGGCACGATTTGCTAGTTACTGAGGCGACCCTCCATGCACTCTCAGCGTCCGATCATTTCACCGCATTGCCTCGTCAAGAAGTCCAGGGTAAGTGCGAAAGCCTGCGCGTGTACGGACTGATCGAAGATAGCGAGCGGACGACTGAGGATAATCGATCACAGTGACGTGATTTAATTTTCGTGGGCCGCTCCCCTACTGGATCGCTCGCTCGTGTTTCCCATGCGGTCGCCGTGGCACAGAACAACAGGTTCAAAACCTCACCCGATATTGGCATCGAGCGGCCCACTGGATGCATCTAAATGTCGAGCCGCCTGTTGAGTTAGTTGCTCTCGCTGCCCGAATGCATCGCTACTAACTCGAGTGCATCGCTACTAACCCGAGTGCATCGCTACTAACCCGAGGCGCAGGTGAGGAGCGAGGTAGACTGTCTTGCGAGCGTGTCGGATGAACAACGCAACTTGCATGAACAACGCAACTTGCAACTAGGCCGACCAGCGTCCCAGCATTCGATCAAGCGAATCCGATGTCTGGTAGACAAGCGCTTCTGGATAGTGCGGGTACGGATGGAAGTACTCGAACGTCACGTAGCCACGGTAGTTCGTTTTGTCGAGTTCCTCCATCACGGCAGGCCAGTTCGTCGTGCCATCGAGTAGCGGACGAAATGTCTCCAGTGAGTAGTCGGTGCCCTTTTTAGTGAACTCTTTAAAATGCACGTTCCGGATTCGCTCGCCTAGGATGGGAACCCAGTGTTCGGCAAATTGGAACATCGAAATATTCCCTGTATCGAAATGAACCTGGATGGCTTCGCTTCCAAAGCCATCGACAAATTGGTTCATCTCCATGGGAGTCATCAGGAAACCATTGAAGAAGATGTTCTCCATGTTTAAGTAGACCCCGAATGTCTCTGCCTGGCGCACCAATTTTCCAACCGCCTGTTTTGCTCGCTTGAGGCAGACATCATTCGGCACCGGCTCGTGATCGTCACGCCAAGGGATGTGAACTGCACCAGGCACGACAAGCAAATTC contains these protein-coding regions:
- a CDS encoding sulfatase family protein; the encoded protein is MRLFWLHCIVTLVAASALLSPSARAEDKRPNILLMFTDDQPQNVMGFAGNTAVHTPHMDSLAQRGIYFDNAFVTTPICCSSRACLFTGQQMNRHGIRDFKAPLSAAAFAKTYPAMLRKSGYRTGYLGKYAIGNPALHRRELCLPANKFDDWYGFPQNIAYRQDVDGEGQYLTQVMSDKAIEFLQQSTPDQPFCLTVAFKEPHGPFNYFDPLTPNIYENAELPCSPTFTADDFESQPKFIRESLNGDNSRGFLASNERLQSHLRTFYRTVTRADQAVGEILAALKQLKLDENTVIIFTSDHGDLLGDHGLFGKWLLYEDSIRVPLIVYDPRIPEPLRSGRRDELALGIDLAPTMLALAGITPPDAMQGKDLMPVIDGSADNWRSHFYCEHTYNTDPPRAPIAESEGIRTTKWKYIRYPNTNPVFEQLFDLDTDPEERTNLAGSADASEVVAELRALCDKSGN
- a CDS encoding adenylate/guanylate cyclase domain-containing protein → MTTDTIDLSLDANPSPSTTLSAKRDWTFFHRHGLLLVVLSPIVANLVGSVFNILYNFWQIEPLLSQLQMARFSACWQWFNLVVYPLAVLLFLIPIYQLRPIHHSLINGTNVSDEDLEASRRKVVNLPWWFLAVASMGWLSCIPVFPLALASLNEPLSINVVIHLTTSFLIASLIAVTHSFFAVELVIQQTLFPVFFQTGTPANVSGTAPMTISQRGLMWSASAVVSPVLSLVLLILVPDATQTAPIFAVVVAVVAVSFGIATSWLLGRLVASPVLELQSAALAVAKGDLTAKIETLRADEFGMLIDQFNAMIAGLAERERLQATFGRHVGREAVKQILAAQDARDVTNTPGTLGGTKQMITVMFVDVRNFTAHSANAPVDDVIAGLNLMFGEAVKIVEQHGGMINKFLGDGFMAIFGIGGNPSASERHADDAVNAGRKLLTRIEAMKGDFARVGWSEMKIGVGINTGIAMVGSIGAPERQEYTAMGDAVNVAARVEALTKRVGHDLLVTEATLHALSASDHFTALPRQEVQGKCESLRVYGLIEDSERTTEDNRSQ
- a CDS encoding sugar phosphate isomerase/epimerase family protein, which codes for MLINGPFAQNRGVSRRDALLSGIATAAVAAGSSVANAADADGSPRANTPDDRCQSPKQYSFRKSINLWAFPYPDRMTLRECMQLAKQAGFDGIELNYDLENDLSPKASNKQLAAIRHMADEIGIEISGLCSFLFWPYPLSSNDSAKRDRGVELAGMMAEAASQMGVENLLVVPGAVHIPWRDDHEPVPNDVCLKRAKQAVGKLVRQAETFGVYLNMENIFFNGFLMTPMEMNQFVDGFGSEAIQVHFDTGNISMFQFAEHWVPILGERIRNVHFKEFTKKGTDYSLETFRPLLDGTTNWPAVMEELDKTNYRGYVTFEYFHPYPHYPEALVYQTSDSLDRMLGRWSA